TTCTAAGGACCGTAATCATACTGCTGACCAGGTAAAAAGAACAGCTATGTCAGTTGTCCCTAGATATTACCATGTTTATGTTTCGGATAATACAAATTTAACGCGCGATGTGGAAAATCTCGCGAATTTGGACTCAACTAGCAAAAACGCTAGAAATTTGGTTAATGGTTTAGTGAAACAAATGAAGAAATCACCACAAGGAAGTCGAATGAGTGATAGTGAAGATGAAAATGGGGCAACGAAAGATGATGTAATGAACAGTACAAATAAATAAAAAATGAGAGTTCAGCCGATGGACTGAACTCTTCTTTTTGTTATAATTATGCTTCTTTGGCTTCGGTTTCACCTAGTAACTGCTTATGCTTTGCTGCTGCATTCACTTGTTCATCTGCGTGGTAGGATGAACGAACTAACGGTCCAGCTTCACAGTGACTGAATCCTTTTGTGAGGGCAATTTCACGTAACTCTGCAAATTCCTCTGGATGATAGTATTTTTCAACCTTCAAGTGACTTTTAGATGGCTGCAGGTACTGACCTATGGTCATAATATCCACATTATTCGCTCTTAAATCATCCATAACCTCGATAATTTCTTCTTTCGTTTCACCTAAGCCGACCATTAAGCTAGATTTTGTAGGAATGGTTGGCTGCATTTCTTTCGCTCTGCGTAAAAACTCTAGTGAGCGGTCATATTTTGCTCTTGCTCTAACTCTAGGTGTTAATCTTTTCACCGTTTCTATATTATGATTTAAAATATCAGGTTTAGCATCCATTAACAGCGCTATATTTTCTTCTTTACCGCCCATGTCTGATGGCAGGACTTCAATGCTTGTAAAAGGGTTTTTTCTTCTAATGGCTTTTACGGTTTCCGCAAATACAGCTGCACCGCCATCTTTTAAATCGTCCCGTGCTACCGCAGTAACCACGACATGCTTTAAGTTCAT
This Neobacillus sp. YX16 DNA region includes the following protein-coding sequences:
- the lipA gene encoding lipoyl synthase; its protein translation is MSKNAEYLRKPDWLKIKLNTNEHYTGLKKMMRENNLHTVCEEARCPNIHECWAERRTATFMILGDTCTRACRFCAVKTGLPTELDLQEPERVADSVQLMNLKHVVVTAVARDDLKDGGAAVFAETVKAIRRKNPFTSIEVLPSDMGGKEENIALLMDAKPDILNHNIETVKRLTPRVRARAKYDRSLEFLRRAKEMQPTIPTKSSLMVGLGETKEEIIEVMDDLRANNVDIMTIGQYLQPSKSHLKVEKYYHPEEFAELREIALTKGFSHCEAGPLVRSSYHADEQVNAAAKHKQLLGETEAKEA